One Panulirus ornatus isolate Po-2019 chromosome 16, ASM3632096v1, whole genome shotgun sequence genomic window carries:
- the LOC139753939 gene encoding uncharacterized protein produces MESNVKVEKLRHHERQKECVSRAKYRQGRRLSAVKVYTVNDESKYIIINGVPAIKIMSELQRLCLKYGDIEYLQLLPEYPREEYTEVYLLKYHKILSARFAKTQLDGKTFYGGVLHVCYAPELETVEETREKLHDRRRTVAALTRYIQDASSFHPPKKRKNKVLNPAAGRYLAHLRPELKNVSPDLLNPGGKERAGSSEAGGGLLQCASHPDSILQNQNFTVSVNSDVSFKSETSRVSKLEYTNGSTSNIVKYKMIKVGSVKCTYIVRDQAVN; encoded by the exons atGGAATCTAACGTTAAAGTAGAAAAACTGCGACATCACGAGCGGCAGAAGGAGTGTGTGAGCAGAGCCAAGTATCGTCAGGGAAGGAGGCTTTCTGCCGTGAAGGTCTACACTGTGAATGACGAGTCCAAATACATAATCATTAATGGGGTTCCAGCCATCAAAATCATGAGTGAATTGCAGAGGTTATGTCTCAAGTATGGAGATATCGAATATCTGCAGTTGTTGCCAGAATATCCTCGTGAAGAATACACTGAGGTGTATTTACTGAAGTACCATAAGATACTGAGTGCCAGGTTTGCTAAGACTCAGCTGGACGGGAAGACATTTTATGGTGGCGTGCTGCATGTGTGTTATGCTCCGGAACTGGAAACGGTGGAGGAGACAAGGGAGAAACTACATGACAGGAGAAGGACTGTAGCTGCCTTAACTAGATATATCCAGGATGCATCATCCTTTCATCCCcctaagaaaagaaagaataaagttTTGAATCCAGCAGCCGGCAGGTATTTAGCTCACTTGAGACCAGAACTGAAAAACGTATCTCCTGATTTATTAAATCCTGGGGGAAAAGAACGTGCTGGATCATCAGAAGCAGGCGGTGGGTTATTGCAGTGTGCATCACATCCTGATTCCATTTTGCAAAATCAGAATTTCACTGTGTCAGTCAATAGCGATGTAAGTTTTAAATCCGAAACCAGTCGTGTAAGTAAGTTGGAATATACAAACGGTTCCACGAGTAACATTG TGAAATACAAGATGATTAAAGTAGGGTCAGTGAAGTGCACTTATATTGTAAGAGACCAAGCTGTCAACTga